The Parabacteroides timonensis sequence TTCGTACCTTTACGATCGATCGGTTTTTTCAGACGCAAGATATCGAACAAGGCAAAACCTTCACCCCAAAGTTCCACACGACGCTGCATCCAGATTTCATCCTGCATTTCCTGAGCCGAAGTAGCCTTACAGGTATAAGACGGATCACGATAAGTCTGCACAAAACTCTCCAACGTTGATTTAGCCTGCGACAAGTTTCCGCTCATAGCCTCACCTTCCGCCTTGATGTAAATCATTTCTTCTACACGCATCAGAGGCCAGTCCTGAGAGTTTGTTGTATTAGCCATTACATCCTGGTAAGGGCCGAACTTCACATTTACATAAGGAGTCAGACCAAAATAATCGATGACAGACTCTCCTCCGACAGTCGCATTCGCAACTAATGCGGAAGTTGTATCCGGAGAGATAAACCACTGTTTGCGGATATCGGTATCAGAGATCTGGTTGTACAATTTGTCAGTAATATAACGCCAGGCACCGACTAAAGTCGTATATCCGTTGCCGGTTAACGAACTCAAGTGAGAAGGCCAGTTAATAATACCCGTAGTTACCACATCGTTATCCGGAGAAATCAAAACTCCCCACAACCAGGAACTAGCTGCTGCTGAGTTGAATGTCGGTTTCGAAACCTCAGCCAATGTTTGAGGACTACCGCCGGCAATTGCTTTTTCTGCATCTTTAGCTGCATCCGCCCATTTTTGCATCACCAAATTAGCACGAGCGCGTAGACCGTAAGCTACAGCTTCGTCAATCTGGTCTTTGTTCGTACCATTATCATTACCTGCCAGTAATTCGATCGCCTGATTCAAGTCGCTCATGATCTGGTCATAAACCTGCTGAACAGTAGCACGCGGATTATTCTGCAGCTCTTCTTCCGTCATTTTTTCAGTAACGATCGGCACACAAGGTTCATTTTCATGCCCTGCGTATGTAAACTGATAAGTCTGAGCCAGATTCAGATAATCGTAAGCACGTGCAGCAAACGCCTGTCCGCGATAAACCTTCATAGAAGCATCGTCGGAACCTTCCGTCAATGTCAATACATTGTTGGCAGCCTTCATGTGGTTATAGAATATTTTCCAGATCAATTCATCGGTTGTACTGGTATAAACACGGTCGGAATAATTCTGGGCACCGTTAAACCAGTTATATCCGGTTGTCGTCGACGGCATATCCTGACCGCTTTGCTCATAGAGCATAGCAATCGCAGGTACACCATAATCATTATGATAAGTTGTAGCATCATCGGAAATCGTCCCGTACATATTCAACTGAGCAGCCATCGCATTTACTTCTGCTGTAATCAAATTCGGTCTTTTATCGATAACGTCTTCTTTTTGGTCTCCAGCAACATACTGGCCTTCCGGAAACTTATCCAAATCGCAAGAGGCCAACGTCAAAGCGGCACTTGCAAACATTATATATTTACTTGTTAACTTCATATTAAATGCTATTTAACGAATTAGAAATTTAAAGAAACACCGCCGGAAATTGTACGGATCGGCGAATAAACGTTTTCCACTTCATCATAATCCTGACGAGGATCCAAACCTTTACGAGCTGTCCACAATGCAACGTTATCAGCTACAAAATACAAACGGACCCCTTCGATCTGTAATTTGCGCGTCCAGGATTTCGGCAGGGTATAACCGAATGTAATATTTTGCAAACTCAGATAATCGGAACTTGTCAACCAACGATCCTGTGTTATAGTATTTGTATACCGCTGGTCCTGTACATTCAAACGAGGAATATCCGTATTCTTATTTTCCGGAGTCCAGGCTCTCAATATATCTTCATGCCAGGCATCGCCTATTGCTTGTGAACTCATCAGCTGCGCATACGTGTTATCCATGATGCGTCCGCCCAATTGATAAGCAAAAGTGATCGAGAAGTCAAAACCGTAAGCTGTCAGACTGGTACCGAATCCACCATAAACCTTCGGGAGAATATCGCCCGATGCAAAACGATTGGAAGAAGCCACCGAATAAGTAGTAGTCGTTGTCTTACCATTTTCATCCGGTTTCAGTAAAGCCCATGAGGGAGCGCCGGTTTCAGGATCCGGACCTACATATTTCGGTAAATACTTTTGGTACATAGATTCGCCTTCCCGATAAATACGGGAACCGTCGATCAGTTGTCCGTTCAACTCAGGAGCCAGTTTCAATACTTTATTTTTGAAATGAGTTAGGTTCAAATCCACATTCCAGGTCCAGTCTTTAGTATTGATGATGTTTGAATGCAAATCCAATTCTACACCCCGATTTACCATCGAACCGACATTCTCAGGATAGCGTGAATAACCCATTGAAGGAGCAACCGGCTTAAAATAAAGCATGTCTGTTGTTTTACGAGAGAAGTATTCGGCAGAACCGCTCAACTTACCACCCCAGAAAGTAAAATCGAATCCGGTATTGAAACTATGAGAGGTTTCCCAGGTGATATCTTTGTTTCCTTTATAATATAATGATGTAGAAAAATCACCATTGCTGTTCGCCAATGAATACTGGTCCTGATAAGGATAGTAATTACGAGTTAAACCGCCTTGATACATCAGATTATCATTTCCCTGAAGACCGTAGCTAATCTTGAACTTCAACATATCAATCCAACTCTGGTCGGCCAGGAAGGCTTCCTTGTTTATCAACCAACCGGCACCGACAGACCAGAAGTTACCCCAACGGTTATCCGGATCGAAAGCCGAAGAACCATCACGGCGGAAAGAAGCTGAACCGAAATATTTACCGTCATAATCGTACTGAACACGGAAAAGCCAACCTTCTGTCGCATAGTTTCTGGAATAACCGCTATTATTCTGGTTCAAAATACCATTGTTTAGTTCCGGCATATCCGGATTGTACAGCTTTTCACGGCTACCATACAAATAAGAATACTGGTAATTATAGTTTTCATGACCAGCCAGTACGTCCAGGTTATGAACCTCATTGAACGTCTTATTATAGGTCAGCAAATATTGCTGGTTCGTACTGAATGTACGCCGGGCCTCAGTACTGATAATACCTCCCACACCACTCGCTTCAGAATACTGTCCATAATATGGATTCACCAGGTTTCTCATCCGCACATTGTTTGCATCCACACCGATATTGATATTTGCTTTGATACCATCCCAAATATCGATTTCCGCAAACCATTTACCACTCAGCACATCACCGGCATAATTTCTCTTATCCAACATATAACTTGCTAACGGATTCGCATTCGGGATAACACCCTCACGAGAAAAATTCGTATCCGATCCGTAATCATATCTCTTGAAACCACGATCGTCGTACATAATATTGCCGGAAGCATCACGAACATACATAGGATAGATAGCTCCCATGATATTAGCTGAATAAAAAGCATTTCCATTTGAAGTACTACCTTCCGTATCTTGTTCACGGCTATCATAATGGGCAAATGACATATTTCCACCTAATTTCAACCAAGGCTTAACTTGATAATCAGCTTTTAAACGAGCAGAATAGCGCTTAAAGCCTGAGTTCGGAACAATTCCCTGGTCATTCAAATAGCCAGCTGACATATAATAGCTCATTTTGTCTGTTGCACCGCTTACATTCAAGTTGTATTCCTGACGGGCATTGTTTTCAAACAGTTCATCTGTCCAATTGTCAGGCGAATAATAATATGTACCGTCATTATAGCCTAATGTTGCATTCGGATTCAATTTTCCATCCATGCCGACCAATTGTTCACCGTTAGGAACAGTAAAGACCTGATATCCCAGATACTTACTTGAAAGCATTTGCTGATTGGCAAATGCATTGGCTGTTGCCAGATCACCAGCCGCAGTATACCCTTTTAAATCACCGTTATAAATAGCAGAATAAGCTAATTCATAAAATTTACCCGGATCAGTAACAACCTTATAAGAAGGAATACCACGTTTGTTTACACCCCACTTAGCATCAAAATTAATGCGGGCTTCACCGGTCTTTCCCTTTTTTGTTGTAACCAAAATAACTCCGTTAGCACCTCTGGCACCATACAAAGCATTTGAAGCTGCATCTTTCAATACAGTCATCGACTCAATATCAGAAGTACTGATTGCAGAGATTTCGCCATCATAAGGAACACCATCTACTACATATAACGGCTTGTTGCTGGCAGAAATAGAACCGATACCACGAATACGGACTTCTGCATCTTTACCCGGCTGACCGGTGTTACTTGTTATTTGCACACCAGCAACCTGACCAGCCAAAGCATTCGTCAAATTAGCAGCTTGGCGGGCTGCTATCTTCTCCGTTTTAATCGTTGCAGCAGAGCCAGTAAATGCACTTTTCTTGGCTGTACCATAAGCCACAACCATTACCTCATCAATCATCTGGCTATCAGACTCCAACAAAATATTCAACTTTGATTTAACAGAAACCTCTTGGCTTTTCATACCTACGTATGAAATTACCAGAGTCTTTGCAGAACTATGTTTTTACACAATGCGCTGATAACCAATATTATACATTGAAAAAAGAAATATATATCACTTAATAATACAATATTCAATTTGACTTTTGGCTTAAATTCATTTTCATTTATAAAGT is a genomic window containing:
- a CDS encoding RagB/SusD family nutrient uptake outer membrane protein, with product MKLTSKYIMFASAALTLASCDLDKFPEGQYVAGDQKEDVIDKRPNLITAEVNAMAAQLNMYGTISDDATTYHNDYGVPAIAMLYEQSGQDMPSTTTGYNWFNGAQNYSDRVYTSTTDELIWKIFYNHMKAANNVLTLTEGSDDASMKVYRGQAFAARAYDYLNLAQTYQFTYAGHENEPCVPIVTEKMTEEELQNNPRATVQQVYDQIMSDLNQAIELLAGNDNGTNKDQIDEAVAYGLRARANLVMQKWADAAKDAEKAIAGGSPQTLAEVSKPTFNSAAASSWLWGVLISPDNDVVTTGIINWPSHLSSLTGNGYTTLVGAWRYITDKLYNQISDTDIRKQWFISPDTTSALVANATVGGESVIDYFGLTPYVNVKFGPYQDVMANTTNSQDWPLMRVEEMIYIKAEGEAMSGNLSQAKSTLESFVQTYRDPSYTCKATSAQEMQDEIWMQRRVELWGEGFALFDILRLKKPIDRKGTNYEPVIQYRLEPESQIMIYRIPQGEIESNGSISDADNNPAAPNPTV